One Drechmeria coniospora strain ARSEF 6962 chromosome 01, whole genome shotgun sequence genomic region harbors:
- a CDS encoding septin, with protein sequence MTSTPSRRPSLGMLLRRSKSGELGKKAQAQKEAELERERKKAAVPKLPEFSSSDHVSKTAAVPDVQSPEPAYSLSPSPIKGFANRPSADAPRNYARPGLPPPPPIPFDPYARTASMTHRGRESYASTAMAAPNSPRRVRRRKDPTPFNVLVVGTHGVGKTCFIEFLKKALALPAHKRPMRRSAEEQLLVPAPASGHFVPHYVETEMDGERVGLTVWDSNGLETNLVDLQLRETINFIESKFEDTFAEEMKVVRSPNVQDTHIHAVFLLLDPFHLDRNIVSARKALGETNGEYLGPGRRLVGALNEDLDLQTLRALHGKTTVVPVIAKADTVTTKHMDVLKRSVWDSIKKAGLDPLEPLGLDETADGSFGRIDEEDYDSAVEDSDEDAASQSTYTDKNRLSRVSVYRNQETAAKPFLPLSIISPDLYEPGVTGRQFSWGFADPYNEEHCDFQTLKDAVFSDWRVELREASREQWYEAWRSSRLKVRGEPSSK encoded by the exons ATGACGAGCacgccgtctcgccgaccCAGTCTCGGAATGTTGCTTCGTCGGTCCAAaagcggcgagctcggcaagAAGGCTCAGGCCCAGAAGgaagccgagctcgagcgggaGCGCAAAAAGGCCGCCGTGCCCAAGCTGCCAGAGTTCAGCAGCTCCGACCACGTCTCCAAGACGGCCGCCGTGCCCGACGTCCAATCTCCCGAACCTGCCTATAGCCTGTCTCCCAGTCCCATCAAGGGCTTCGCCAACCGCCCCTCGGCCGATGCCCCTCGCAACTATGCCCGGCCCGgccttccgccgccgcctcccatCCCCTTCGATCCCTACGCGCGGACGGCCAGCATGACGCACCGAGGCCGCGAGAGCTACGCGAgcaccgccatggccgcccccAACAGTCCTCGGAGGGTTCGCAGGCGAAAGGACCCGACTCCCTTCAA cgtcctcgtcgtcggaaccCACGGCGTGGGCAAGACGTGCTTCATCGAGTTCCTCAAGAAGGCGCTCGCCCTGCCGGCCCACAAGCGTCCCATGAGGAGGTccgccgaggagcagctccTCGTGCCCGCCCCCGCCAGCGGCCACTTCGTCCCCCACTACGTCGAGACGGAGATGGACGGCGAGCGCGTCGGCCTGACCGTGTGGGACTCCAACGGGCTCGAGAcgaacctcgtcgacctgcaGCTGCGAGAGACGATCAACTTCATCGAGAGCAAGTTCGAAGACACCTTTGCCGAGGAGATGAAGGTTGTTCGTTCGCCCAACGTCCAGGACACCCACATCCATGCCGTCTTCCTCCTTCTCGATCCCTTCCATCTCGACCGCAACATCGTCTCGGCCCGAAAGGCCCTCGGCGAGACCAACGGCGAGTACCTCGGCCCcggtcgtcgtctcgtcggcgccctgaACGAGGACCTCGATCTCCAGACCCTCCGAGCCCTCCACGGCAAGACGACCGTCGtccccgtcatcgccaaggccgacacCGTGACGACCAAGCACATGGACGTGCTCAAAAGGTCCGTCTGGGACAGCATCAAGaaggccggcctcgacccgCTCGAGCCGCTCGGCCTAGACGagaccgccgacggcagcttTGGTcgcatcgacgaggaggactacgactcggccgtcgaggatagcgacgaggacgcggctTCGCAGTCGACGTACACGGACAAGAACCGCTTATCCCGCGTGTCCGTCTACAGGAACCAGGAAACGGCCGCGAAACCCTTCCTTCCGCTGTCCATCATCAGCCCCGACCTGTACGAACCTGGCGTCACCGGCCGCCAGTTCTCCTGGGGCTTTGCCGACCCCTACAACGAGGAGCACTGCGATTTCCAGACCCTCAAGGACGCCGTCTTCAGCGACTGGCGCGTCGAGCTGCGCGAGGCAAGCCGGGAGCAATGGTACGAGGCTTGGAGGTCCAGCAGGCTGAAAGTGAGAGGCGAGCCCAGCAGCAAATGA